In the Sus scrofa isolate TJ Tabasco breed Duroc chromosome 6, Sscrofa11.1, whole genome shotgun sequence genome, one interval contains:
- the DYRK1B gene encoding dual specificity tyrosine-phosphorylation-regulated kinase 1B isoform X6: MAVPPGHGPFSGFPGPQEHTQVLPDVRLLPRRLPLAFRDATSAPLRKLSVDLIKTYKHINEVYYAKKKRRAQQAPPQDSSTKKEKKVLNHGYDDDNHDYIVRSGERWLERYEIDSLIGKGSFGQVVKAYDHQTQELVAIKIIKNKKAFLNQAQIELRLLELMNQHDTEMKYYIVHLKRHFMFRNHLCLVFELLSYNLYDLLRNTHFRGVSLNLTRKLAQQLCTALLFLATPELSIIHCDLKPENILLCNPKRSAIKIVDFGSSCQLGQRIYQYIQSRFYRSPEVLLGTPYDLAIDMWSLGCILVEMHTGEPLFSGSNEVDQMNRIVEVLGIPPAPMLDQAPKARKYFERLPGGGWTLRRTKELRKDLVLRMLEYEPAARISPLGALQHGFFRRTADEATNTGPAGSSASTSPAPLDTCPSSSTASSISSSGGSSGSSSDNRTYRYSNRYCGGPGPPITDCEMNSPQVPPSQPLRPWAGGDMPHKTHQAPASASSLPGAGAQLPPQPRCLGRPPSPTSPPPPELMDVSLVGGPPDCSPPHPAPAPQHPAASALRTRMTGGRPPLPPPDDPATLGPRLGLRGVPQSTAASS; this comes from the exons ATGGCCGTCCCACCGGGCCATGGTCCCTTCTCTGGCTTCCCGGGGCCCCAGGAGCACACGCAG gTACTGCCTGATGTGCGGCTGCTGCCGCGGAGGTTGCCCCTGGCCTTCCGAGACGCGACCTCGGCCCCGCTGCGCAAGCTCTCCGTGGACCTCATCAAGACCTACAAGCACATCAATGag GTTTACTATGCGAAGAAGAAGCGGCGGGCCCAGCAGGCGCCACCTCAGGACTCGAGCaccaagaaggagaaaaaggtcCTGAACCACGGTTACGACGACGACAACCATGACTACATCGTGCGCAGTGGCGAGCGCTGGCTGGAGCGCTACGAAATCGACTCCCTCATTGGCAAAGGCTCCTTTGGCCAG GTGGTGAAGGCCTATGACCATCAGACGCAGGAGCTGGTGGCCATCAAGATCATCAAGAACAAAAAGGCCTTCCTGAACCAGGCCCAGATCGAGCTGCGGCTGCTGGAGCTGATGAACCAGCATGACACAGAGATGAAGTACTACATAG TGCACCTGAAGCGGCACTTCATGTTCCGGAACCACCTGTGCCTGGTGTTCGAGCTGCTTTCCTACAACCTGTACGACCTCCTGCGCAACACGCACTTCCGCGGCGTCTCACTGAACCTGACGCGGAAGCTGGCGCAGCAGCTCTGCACGGCGCTGCTCTTCCTGGCCACGCCTGAGCTCAGCATCATTCACTGCGACCTCAAGCCCGAGAACATCCTGCTCTGCAACCCCAAGCGCAGCGCCATCAAGATAGTGGACTTTGGCAGCTCCTGCCAGCTCGGCCAGCGG atcTACCAGTACATCCAGAGCCGTTTCTACCGTTCGCCTGAGGTGCTCCTGGGCACACCCTATGACCTGGCCATTGACATGTGGTCCCTGGGCTGCATCCTGGTGGAGATGCACACCGGAGAGCCCCTCTTCAGTGGCTCCAATGAG GTGGACCAGATGAACCGCATTGTGGAGGTGCTGGGCATCCCACCAGCCCCCATGCTGGACCAGGCACCCAAGGCTCGAAAGTACTTTGAGCGGCTGCCTGGGGGTGGCTGGACCCTGCGAAGGACAAAGGAACTCAGGAAG GACCTGGTGCTGCGCATGCTGGAGTATGAGCCCGCCGCCCGCATCAGCCCACTGGGGGCTCTGCAGCATGGCTTCTTCCGCCGCACGGCTGATGAGGCCACCAACACGGGCCCGGCAGGCAGCAGTGCCTCCACGTCGCCCGCGCCCCTTGacacctgcccctcctccagcaCCGCCAGCTCCATCTCCAGCTCTG GAGGCTCCAGTGGCTCCTCCAGTGACAACCGGACCTACCGCTATAGCAACCGATATTGTGGGGGCCCTGGGCCCCCCATCACTGACTGTGAGATGAACAGCCCCCAG GTCCCACCCTCCCAGCCGCTGCGCCCCTGGGCAGGGGGTGATATGCCCCACAAGACACATCAGGCCCCTGCCTCCGCCTCATcactgccaggggctggggcccaGTTACCCCCCCAACCCCGATGCCTTGGTCGTCCCCCATCACCAACCTCGCCACCACCCCCAGAGCTAATGGATGTGAGCCTGGTGGGAGGCCCTCCGGACTGCTCCCCGCCTCACCCGGCACCTGCCCCCCAGCACCCGGCTGCCTCAGCCCTCCGGACTCGGATGACAGGAGGTcgtccacccctcccaccccctgatGACCCTGCCACTCTGGGGCCTCGCTTGGGCCTCCGTGGTGTACCCCAGAGCACGGCAGCCAGCTCAtga